In Vibrio gangliei, a single window of DNA contains:
- the thiH gene encoding 2-iminoacetate synthase ThiH yields the protein MTFRQVFDSLNWDDIGLSIQSKNAQDVERALGKERIDLDDFKALISPAAESYLEVMAQKSYALTRQRFGHNIGLYIPLYLSNLCANACTYCGFSMENKIKRRTLNLEEIEAEVQAIKAMKFDSVLLVTGEHETKVGMNYFRQMLPAIKSKFSYLAMEVQPLDQQDYAELKTLGLDAVMVYQETYHPSTYAKHHLRGNKQDFYYRLETPDRIASAGIDKIGIGALIGLEDWRTDCFFSAVHLKYLERQYWQTRYSISFPRLRPCAGSLQPKSVMTDKQLVQLICAFRLLSPEVELSLSTREQASFRDNLLPLGITHISAASKTQPGGYANDEVELEQFEISDDRSVIQVEQALKQKGYEPVWTDWNSVYSG from the coding sequence ATGACATTTAGACAAGTATTTGACTCATTAAATTGGGATGATATTGGCTTATCCATACAGAGTAAAAATGCCCAAGATGTGGAGCGTGCGTTAGGGAAAGAGCGCATAGATTTAGACGATTTTAAAGCGCTCATTTCACCCGCCGCCGAAAGCTATCTCGAAGTGATGGCACAAAAATCATACGCCTTAACTAGGCAACGGTTCGGACACAATATTGGATTATACATACCATTATATTTATCCAACCTGTGTGCCAATGCTTGTACATATTGCGGTTTTTCTATGGAAAATAAAATCAAACGTCGTACTTTGAATTTGGAAGAAATTGAAGCTGAAGTACAAGCGATTAAGGCAATGAAATTTGACAGCGTGCTATTAGTGACGGGTGAGCATGAAACCAAAGTTGGCATGAATTATTTTCGCCAAATGCTTCCTGCTATTAAATCCAAATTTTCTTATTTAGCGATGGAAGTACAGCCACTTGATCAGCAAGATTACGCAGAACTTAAAACCTTAGGTTTAGATGCGGTGATGGTGTATCAAGAAACTTATCATCCAAGTACTTATGCGAAGCATCATTTACGAGGTAATAAGCAAGACTTTTACTATCGATTAGAAACGCCAGATCGCATTGCCAGTGCTGGGATTGATAAGATAGGAATAGGGGCATTAATTGGGTTAGAAGATTGGCGAACGGATTGTTTTTTTAGTGCAGTACATTTGAAGTATTTAGAAAGACAATATTGGCAAACGCGATACTCCATTTCATTTCCACGATTGCGTCCTTGTGCCGGTTCATTGCAGCCTAAATCCGTCATGACAGATAAACAATTGGTACAGTTGATTTGTGCTTTTCGTTTACTCAGCCCTGAAGTTGAGCTGTCATTATCAACGCGTGAACAAGCGAGTTTTCGCGATAACTTACTGCCGCTGGGAATCACACATATTTCTGCCGCTTCAAAAACACAGCCTGGGGGCTATGCCAACGATGAGGTGGAATTGGAGCAGTTTGAAATTAGTGATGATCGCAGCGTAATTCAAGTTGAGCAGGCATTAAAGCAAAAAGGGTATGAGCCGGTTTGGACTGACTGGAATTCTGTCTATTCGGGATAA
- a CDS encoding thiazole synthase, giving the protein MSELNDTQVLNDALALNDTLLIGNTCFQSRLFTGTGKFANSKLMLESLSASGSQLTTLALKRIDLQQQSDDILRPLQQSNIQLLPNTSGAKTAKEAVFAAQLAREVLDTSWVKLEIHPDPKYLMPDPIETLKAAEQLVELGFTVLPYCHADPVLCKRLEDVGCAAVMPLGAPIGSNKGLVSEDFLKIIIEQAKVPVVIDAGIGAPSHAAYAMELGADAVLVNTAMASSPHPVQMATAFKQAVEAGRSAFIAGLGPRSVQANASSPLTSFLE; this is encoded by the coding sequence ATGTCTGAATTGAATGATACACAGGTTCTTAATGATGCGCTGGCTCTTAATGATACATTGCTTATTGGCAACACTTGCTTTCAATCACGACTATTTACGGGGACCGGGAAGTTCGCCAACTCAAAACTCATGCTTGAATCTTTGAGTGCATCGGGTTCGCAGTTGACGACACTGGCGCTTAAACGGATTGATTTACAGCAACAAAGCGATGATATCTTACGCCCATTGCAGCAATCTAATATCCAATTACTGCCTAATACCTCTGGTGCAAAAACAGCCAAAGAAGCGGTTTTCGCTGCGCAGTTAGCGCGTGAAGTCCTCGATACCTCATGGGTGAAACTTGAAATTCATCCCGATCCTAAATATTTGATGCCAGACCCGATCGAAACCTTAAAAGCAGCAGAGCAATTGGTTGAATTAGGCTTTACCGTTTTGCCTTATTGTCATGCTGATCCTGTATTGTGTAAACGTTTGGAGGATGTTGGTTGTGCTGCTGTCATGCCGCTCGGAGCCCCAATCGGTTCAAATAAAGGGTTAGTGTCTGAAGACTTTCTTAAAATCATAATCGAACAAGCTAAGGTACCTGTTGTTATTGATGCTGGTATTGGTGCGCCATCTCATGCGGCTTATGCCATGGAGTTAGGCGCTGATGCGGTATTAGTTAATACTGCGATGGCATCTTCTCCACATCCAGTACAAATGGCGACTGCATTTAAACAAGCGGTTGAGGCAGGGCGAAGCGCGTTTATAGCCGGCTTAGGGCCGCGTTCTGTACAAGCGAATGCATCCAGTCCACTCACTTCATTTCTGGAGTAA
- the thiS gene encoding sulfur carrier protein ThiS yields MQVRVNQQVKTLNNEQNNLGTFLTNLDIDTKQVAVAVNSDIIPKSSWSAFELKEGDDIAIFSMIAGG; encoded by the coding sequence ATGCAAGTCAGGGTGAATCAGCAAGTAAAAACGCTCAACAATGAACAAAATAACCTAGGTACATTTTTAACAAATTTAGATATTGATACCAAGCAAGTCGCGGTTGCAGTCAATTCAGACATCATTCCCAAATCATCTTGGTCAGCCTTTGAGTTGAAAGAAGGTGATGACATTGCGATCTTCAGTATGATTGCAGGAGGCTGA
- a CDS encoding HesA/MoeB/ThiF family protein — protein MNDQQFQRYQRQIMVPEIAETGQEKLMASKVLLVGCGGLGSAAAMYLAGAGVGSLVVADGDNVDSSNLQRQVVYRESDLGKNKAQAMAEQLKQLNPHCKVRSVSSYLQDAQLNLEVMLADVVLDCSDNFPTRQAVNKACHDGKTTLISGSATGWVGQLMSFDFHKQPSPCYHCAVPYQDNNAGLKCSESGVVGPVVGSLGNLQALEAIKYLTGNDKFKPAIFNLFDGQTLSWQRFNIAREASCPVCGSLEEI, from the coding sequence ATGAACGACCAACAATTTCAACGCTACCAAAGACAAATCATGGTGCCGGAAATCGCTGAAACCGGACAAGAAAAGTTAATGGCAAGCAAAGTATTGTTGGTGGGTTGTGGTGGTTTAGGCTCGGCTGCGGCGATGTATTTGGCTGGTGCTGGAGTGGGCAGCTTGGTTGTGGCTGATGGCGATAACGTTGACTCGTCTAATTTGCAGCGCCAAGTGGTCTATCGCGAAAGTGATTTAGGTAAAAATAAAGCGCAAGCGATGGCCGAGCAACTCAAACAGCTTAATCCACATTGTAAAGTTCGCAGTGTATCCAGCTACTTGCAAGATGCTCAGTTGAACTTAGAAGTGATGTTGGCCGATGTTGTATTGGATTGCAGTGATAATTTTCCTACGAGGCAAGCAGTCAATAAAGCCTGTCATGATGGAAAAACCACGTTGATTTCTGGTTCTGCCACTGGCTGGGTCGGACAATTGATGAGTTTTGATTTTCATAAACAACCGTCCCCTTGTTACCACTGCGCTGTGCCATACCAAGATAACAACGCAGGTTTAAAGTGTTCAGAATCGGGTGTAGTTGGTCCTGTCGTAGGTAGCTTAGGTAACCTACAGGCACTGGAAGCAATCAAATATCTTACTGGTAACGATAAATTTAAACCTGCGATTTTCAATTTATTTGATGGACAAACGCTTTCTTGGCAACGATTTAATATTGCGAGAGAGGCAAGTTGTCCTGTGTGTGGAAGCCTAGAGGAAATTTAG
- the thiE gene encoding thiamine phosphate synthase, whose protein sequence is MNSVELSSSANMQLSTLMQCCLTAANDVGFPSPSISFESVGSDNLLTSTVYFADKTLRVIPYFQPLNTHPTDENTVSDNSVITLCYGFQNDGLSPHAISIGVAASGKNLDIYRKPKSQTTKLAYPKHISLNDPMHHYCWFVLALALEFEIEDALVIANAATFHSCVSRETSWPHKASDFEHLTTLETQQCAPFLPVNTDDLSLYPVVDSSAWIEKVLSSGVKTVQLRIKYKNSVSLESEIKQAVALGEQYGAQVFINDYWQLAIKHGAYGVHLGQEDLASADLMAIQQAGMRLGISTHGYHEILRAMHFKPSYIALGHIFATTTKAMPSQPQGITKLTLYQQLVGELLPTVAIGGIDLHNAAKIWQTGVNSLAVVRAITLADDIQLAIDSFYQIMQSQHANQAACISQ, encoded by the coding sequence ATGAATAGCGTTGAATTATCTTCCTCTGCAAACATGCAGTTATCAACCTTGATGCAATGTTGTCTTACTGCGGCTAATGACGTCGGGTTTCCGTCTCCTTCGATCAGTTTTGAGTCTGTTGGTTCGGACAACTTACTTACTAGCACGGTTTATTTTGCCGATAAAACACTACGTGTTATTCCTTATTTCCAGCCGCTAAATACGCATCCAACTGATGAAAATACTGTCAGTGATAATAGCGTTATCACCTTGTGTTACGGCTTTCAGAATGATGGTTTATCACCGCACGCTATTTCTATTGGCGTTGCGGCAAGTGGTAAAAATCTTGATATATATCGTAAGCCCAAATCACAAACCACAAAACTGGCCTACCCAAAACACATTAGTTTGAATGATCCTATGCATCATTATTGTTGGTTTGTATTGGCTTTAGCTTTGGAGTTTGAAATTGAAGATGCGCTTGTCATTGCTAATGCGGCTACATTTCATTCTTGTGTTTCACGTGAAACATCATGGCCGCACAAAGCAAGTGATTTTGAACATTTAACTACTTTAGAAACACAGCAATGTGCACCTTTCTTGCCTGTCAATACTGATGATTTAAGTTTGTATCCCGTTGTTGATTCATCCGCTTGGATCGAAAAGGTTTTATCTTCAGGGGTAAAAACGGTACAGCTAAGAATTAAATATAAAAACTCAGTCAGTTTAGAATCTGAAATTAAGCAAGCAGTGGCGCTAGGTGAACAATATGGTGCGCAAGTGTTTATAAACGATTATTGGCAACTGGCCATTAAACATGGCGCATATGGCGTTCATTTAGGACAAGAAGACTTAGCCAGTGCTGACTTGATGGCTATTCAGCAAGCGGGAATGAGATTGGGTATTTCAACGCATGGCTATCATGAGATCTTACGTGCAATGCATTTTAAACCTTCTTACATCGCGCTTGGGCATATTTTTGCTACGACGACAAAAGCTATGCCATCGCAGCCGCAAGGTATAACAAAGTTGACGTTATATCAGCAGTTAGTGGGGGAATTACTTCCTACCGTCGCGATAGGAGGAATTGATTTGCATAACGCTGCAAAAATATGGCAGACAGGTGTGAATAGCCTCGCGGTGGTTCGTGCTATTACATTGGCAGATGATATACAATTGGCGATAGATTCTTTCTATCAAATAATGCAGTCGCAGCACGCTAATCAGGCTGCTTGTATATCGCAGTGA
- the thiC gene encoding phosphomethylpyrimidine synthase ThiC translates to MSSSRKQARMAAKNFIDSLSVQPYPNSQKVYIEGSRPDLRVPMRQISLADSLIGGTKDNPVFEPNEPIQVYDTSGVYTDPNYEINLYEGLPKLRESWIEEREDTEYLEQVSSRFTQQRLDDETLDELRYGNLPKIRKAKAGKCVTQLHYARQGIITPEMEFIAIRENMGRQKFADEQLNQQHPGQSFGAHLPKEITPEFVRREVAEGRAIIPSNINHPESEPMIIGRNFLIKVNANIGNSSVSSSIEEEVEKLVWSTRWGGDTVMDLSTGRNIHETREWILRNSPVPIGTVPMYQALEKVNGVAENLNWEVMRDTLIEQAEQGVDYFTIHAGLLLRYVPMTAKRVTGIVSRGGSIIAKWCLAHHQESFLYTHFREICEICAQYDVALSLGDGLRPGSIADANDEAQFAELRTLGELTKIAWEYDVQVMIEGPGHVPMHMIKENMDEQLKHCHEAPFYTLGPLTTDIAPGYDHITSGIGAAMIGWFGCAMLCYVTPKEHLGLPNKEDVKTGLITYKLAAHAGDLAKGHPGAQIRDNALSKARFEFRWHDQFNLSLDPETALAFHDETLPQESGKVAHFCSMCGPKFCSMKISQEVREYAKDTEQVAADQAIEIKMLDDPLEGMKQKSAEFLASGSELYHPAVEAKPSKQEVETNE, encoded by the coding sequence ATGTCGTCAAGTCGTAAACAAGCCAGAATGGCAGCGAAAAACTTTATTGATTCGTTGTCTGTACAACCTTATCCCAACTCACAAAAAGTCTATATTGAAGGCAGCCGCCCAGACTTACGTGTACCTATGCGTCAAATTAGCCTCGCAGATAGTCTGATTGGTGGGACAAAAGATAATCCAGTTTTTGAGCCTAATGAACCCATTCAGGTTTACGATACCTCTGGTGTGTATACCGATCCTAATTATGAAATAAACCTGTATGAAGGGTTGCCAAAATTAAGAGAAAGTTGGATTGAGGAAAGGGAAGATACTGAATATCTGGAGCAAGTTTCTTCTCGTTTTACGCAGCAGCGTTTGGATGATGAGACGTTAGATGAATTGCGTTATGGCAATTTACCTAAAATTCGTAAAGCTAAAGCAGGAAAATGTGTCACCCAACTTCATTATGCGCGCCAAGGCATCATTACTCCTGAAATGGAATTTATCGCCATTCGTGAAAATATGGGGCGTCAAAAGTTTGCAGATGAACAGCTCAATCAGCAACATCCAGGACAAAGCTTTGGCGCACACTTACCCAAAGAAATTACCCCAGAATTTGTTCGTCGCGAAGTAGCAGAAGGCCGGGCAATTATTCCATCCAATATTAACCACCCAGAGTCTGAGCCTATGATTATTGGGCGTAACTTTTTGATTAAAGTGAATGCCAATATTGGTAATTCTTCTGTGTCATCGTCGATTGAAGAAGAAGTTGAAAAGCTGGTTTGGTCTACTCGATGGGGCGGCGATACGGTGATGGATCTATCAACTGGTCGTAATATTCATGAAACCCGAGAGTGGATTCTACGCAATAGCCCAGTACCAATCGGTACGGTTCCTATGTATCAAGCGCTAGAAAAGGTTAATGGTGTCGCTGAAAACCTCAACTGGGAAGTGATGCGAGACACCTTAATTGAGCAAGCCGAGCAAGGTGTTGATTATTTCACTATCCATGCAGGCTTATTACTACGTTATGTTCCAATGACGGCGAAACGTGTGACAGGCATTGTTTCTCGTGGCGGTTCGATCATTGCCAAGTGGTGTTTAGCCCATCATCAAGAAAGCTTTTTATATACTCACTTTCGTGAAATTTGTGAGATTTGTGCTCAATATGATGTGGCGTTATCACTTGGTGATGGTTTACGCCCTGGTTCGATCGCTGATGCCAATGATGAAGCACAGTTTGCTGAATTACGTACATTAGGTGAGTTGACGAAAATCGCTTGGGAATATGATGTTCAAGTCATGATTGAAGGCCCTGGTCATGTGCCAATGCATATGATCAAAGAGAATATGGATGAGCAATTAAAGCACTGTCACGAAGCACCTTTTTATACCTTAGGTCCTTTAACAACAGATATTGCCCCTGGCTACGATCACATAACTTCAGGGATTGGTGCCGCTATGATTGGTTGGTTTGGCTGTGCAATGCTATGTTATGTCACGCCCAAAGAGCACCTTGGTTTGCCGAATAAAGAAGATGTCAAAACCGGCCTTATCACTTATAAGCTAGCTGCACATGCGGGGGATTTAGCCAAAGGGCACCCAGGAGCACAAATCCGTGATAATGCTTTGTCTAAAGCTCGTTTTGAATTTCGTTGGCATGATCAATTCAATCTTTCCCTCGATCCAGAAACGGCGCTGGCATTTCATGATGAAACTTTGCCGCAAGAATCGGGTAAGGTCGCACATTTTTGTTCGATGTGCGGCCCTAAGTTTTGCTCCATGAAAATCTCTCAAGAAGTGCGTGAATATGCCAAAGATACCGAGCAGGTTGCCGCCGATCAGGCGATTGAAATTAAAATGCTTGATGATCCATTAGAGGGGATGAAGCAGAAGTCGGCTGAGTTTTTGGCCTCTGGTTCAGAACTTTATCATCCTGCTGTCGAGGCTAAGCCTTCAAAGCAAGAGGTTGAAACCAATGAATAG
- a CDS encoding voltage-gated chloride channel family protein, whose translation MSHPLKANPKLFLQILRWILILLPVSAAIGALNAFFLWLLAEATTTREANTWLLYLLPFAGLVILYLYKELGKNSDDGNNLIMDEIHQPGAGIPTRMGPLVLITTVMTHLFGGSAGREGTAVQIGGAASNYFAKLFKLSESDKRLLLISGIAAGFGAIFGTPLTGAIFALEVLAIGRLKYDAIVPALFAAIIADVVCTALGAHHTHYRIDFLETYQLLDHVVKVDPYLLLKILVAGVGFGLAGYLFGELTHSLKDFFKLTLKNPYLIVFVGGVLVIIMTKLIGNYDYTGLGVYSSREGGVSILSAFHQGGAEWYSWLLKLILTALTLSVGFKGGEVTPLFFIGATLGNTLAWLLGAPPELFAALGFIAVFAAATNTPLACTIMGVELFGSEYILYFAVVCYTAYYFSGHTGIYSSQRVAVPKLFDLKEAPKFDGKIGQLRETHSSLFASLINKLKK comes from the coding sequence ATGTCTCATCCATTAAAGGCTAATCCTAAGCTATTCCTCCAAATATTACGTTGGATTCTTATTCTCTTGCCGGTTTCTGCCGCTATTGGCGCTTTAAATGCTTTCTTCTTGTGGTTGCTTGCTGAAGCGACGACTACTCGTGAAGCTAACACCTGGCTATTATATTTATTACCTTTTGCCGGTCTGGTTATTCTCTATTTATACAAAGAATTGGGCAAAAATTCGGATGATGGTAATAACTTAATCATGGATGAAATACATCAGCCAGGTGCCGGTATTCCTACTCGAATGGGACCATTAGTTTTAATTACTACCGTTATGACACATTTGTTTGGAGGATCTGCTGGTCGAGAAGGAACGGCGGTCCAAATTGGTGGCGCAGCTTCGAATTATTTCGCTAAATTGTTTAAGTTATCAGAGTCAGATAAACGCTTACTGCTGATATCAGGCATTGCCGCTGGCTTTGGTGCAATTTTCGGTACGCCGTTAACAGGAGCAATTTTCGCTCTAGAAGTGCTCGCTATTGGACGTTTGAAGTATGATGCTATTGTTCCAGCCTTATTTGCTGCAATTATTGCAGATGTTGTCTGTACGGCTTTAGGGGCGCATCATACGCATTACCGAATAGATTTTCTGGAAACCTATCAATTGCTCGATCATGTTGTAAAAGTTGATCCATACTTGCTGCTTAAAATCTTAGTCGCTGGTGTTGGCTTTGGTTTGGCTGGTTATTTGTTTGGTGAATTAACCCATTCTTTAAAAGACTTCTTTAAATTAACGCTCAAAAATCCATATTTGATTGTTTTTGTCGGTGGTGTCTTAGTAATCATCATGACTAAATTGATTGGTAACTACGATTATACCGGTCTTGGCGTCTACAGTAGTCGAGAAGGAGGGGTTAGCATTCTCTCTGCTTTTCATCAAGGTGGTGCTGAGTGGTATAGCTGGCTACTCAAGCTGATTTTGACCGCATTGACACTATCAGTAGGTTTTAAAGGTGGTGAAGTCACGCCACTATTTTTTATTGGTGCAACGTTAGGAAATACATTAGCTTGGTTGTTAGGTGCACCTCCAGAGCTGTTTGCTGCCTTAGGCTTTATTGCAGTATTTGCCGCCGCCACCAACACACCTTTAGCTTGCACCATTATGGGCGTTGAGTTATTTGGTTCCGAATATATTTTGTATTTTGCTGTAGTCTGCTACACCGCTTATTACTTTAGCGGACATACCGGAATTTATTCTTCTCAAAGAGTGGCGGTGCCTAAATTATTTGATTTGAAAGAGGCGCCAAAGTTCGATGGAAAAATTGGCCAATTGCGGGAGACGCATTCGAGCTTGTTCGCTTCTTTGATCAATAAATTGAAAAAATAA
- the hemG gene encoding menaquinone-dependent protoporphyrinogen IX dehydrogenase → MKRHIILYSSREGQTHKIARYIAEHLGHEHCQLADLHQAEQVDLSHFDNIIIGASIRYGHFNKRLYAFIEKNLEQLNHSNAYFYSVNLTARKEGKDTPEGSAYIQKFLKKSPWRPKHIGVFAGALLYPRYNWFDRTMIRFIMTMTDGETDTSKEVEYTDWEKVTQFAQKIQ, encoded by the coding sequence GTGAAAAGACACATTATTTTGTATTCAAGCCGGGAAGGGCAGACGCATAAGATTGCGCGTTATATCGCTGAGCATTTAGGTCATGAACATTGCCAGTTAGCTGACTTACACCAAGCTGAGCAAGTCGATCTGTCTCATTTTGACAACATCATCATTGGTGCTTCCATTCGCTACGGCCACTTTAATAAGAGGTTATACGCTTTTATTGAGAAAAATCTTGAGCAGCTCAATCATTCCAATGCGTATTTTTATAGCGTCAACTTAACGGCACGTAAAGAAGGAAAGGATACGCCGGAAGGAAGTGCTTATATCCAGAAGTTTTTGAAAAAGTCTCCATGGAGACCTAAACATATTGGCGTGTTTGCCGGAGCATTATTGTACCCAAGATACAACTGGTTTGATCGAACTATGATCAGATTCATTATGACAATGACAGATGGTGAAACGGATACCAGTAAAGAAGTTGAATATACCGATTGGGAAAAAGTGACTCAATTCGCTCAAAAGATTCAATAA
- a CDS encoding TrkH family potassium uptake protein, with the protein MQFRSIIRIIGLLLALFSVSMLVPALVALIYRDGAGVPFVTTFFILLLCGGLCWFPNRYKKSELKARDGFLIVVLFWTVIGSAGALPFWLSPTPDVSVTDAFFESFSALTTTGATTIVGLDHLPKAILFYRQLLQWFGGMGIIVLAVAILPILGIGGMQLYRAEIPGPVKDNKMTPRIAETAKVLWYIYLSLTIACALAFWFAGMSVFDAICHSFSTIAIGGFSTHDASMGYFNSPVINMITVVFLLISACNFSLHFAAFASGGVHPKYYWRDPEFRAFITFQVILFLLCFIILLAHNTNLTTFEAFDQVLFQTVSISTTAGFTTTGFSQWPLFLPVLLLFSSFIGGCAGSTGGGLKVIRVLLLTLQGGRELKRLVHPKAVFPIKIGGKALPQRVVDAVWGFFSAYALVFVLCMLGLIASGMDELSAFSAVAATLNNLGPGLGDVSVHFANVNDTAKWVLIVSMLFGRLEVFTLLILFTPTFWKS; encoded by the coding sequence ATGCAGTTTCGTTCAATTATTCGAATTATTGGCTTATTACTGGCTCTGTTTAGCGTATCAATGTTAGTGCCTGCGCTGGTGGCATTGATTTATCGTGATGGGGCTGGTGTGCCTTTTGTGACAACCTTCTTTATTTTATTGCTTTGTGGCGGCCTATGTTGGTTTCCCAATCGCTATAAAAAGTCAGAATTAAAAGCCCGTGATGGCTTCTTGATTGTGGTGCTTTTCTGGACGGTAATCGGAAGCGCCGGCGCCTTACCGTTTTGGTTGTCACCCACCCCTGATGTGTCTGTAACGGATGCTTTCTTTGAATCTTTTTCTGCATTAACGACTACAGGTGCGACGACGATTGTTGGTTTGGATCACTTGCCCAAAGCGATTTTATTTTACCGACAGTTACTGCAGTGGTTCGGCGGTATGGGGATCATTGTTCTCGCGGTCGCGATATTACCGATACTCGGCATTGGTGGGATGCAGTTATATCGAGCTGAAATACCAGGCCCGGTTAAAGATAATAAAATGACGCCGCGTATTGCCGAGACGGCGAAAGTACTTTGGTATATTTATCTTAGCTTGACCATTGCTTGTGCTTTGGCATTTTGGTTCGCTGGCATGAGTGTATTTGATGCCATTTGTCATAGCTTCTCAACCATTGCGATTGGCGGGTTTTCAACTCATGACGCCAGTATGGGGTACTTTAATAGCCCTGTGATCAACATGATTACAGTGGTGTTTTTATTGATTTCAGCGTGTAATTTCTCATTGCACTTTGCTGCATTTGCTTCGGGTGGAGTGCATCCTAAGTATTATTGGCGAGATCCAGAGTTTAGAGCTTTTATTACCTTTCAAGTTATTTTGTTTTTATTGTGTTTTATCATTTTGCTGGCACACAATACCAATTTAACTACATTTGAAGCATTCGATCAGGTCCTTTTCCAAACGGTTTCGATATCCACCACGGCGGGCTTTACCACAACAGGTTTTTCTCAGTGGCCACTATTCTTACCCGTATTATTATTGTTTTCTTCTTTTATTGGTGGTTGTGCCGGTTCTACCGGTGGTGGTTTAAAAGTGATTCGAGTGTTGTTATTAACCTTGCAAGGTGGCCGTGAACTCAAGCGTTTGGTTCATCCTAAAGCCGTTTTCCCGATTAAGATTGGGGGCAAAGCACTGCCACAGAGAGTGGTGGATGCAGTATGGGGATTTTTCTCTGCCTATGCTTTGGTTTTCGTACTATGTATGTTGGGTTTGATCGCATCGGGTATGGATGAATTAAGTGCCTTTTCAGCGGTAGCTGCCACACTCAATAACCTCGGTCCTGGGCTGGGAGATGTGTCGGTGCATTTTGCTAATGTTAATGATACTGCTAAGTGGGTGCTTATTGTTTCGATGTTATTTGGTCGACTTGAAGTATTTACTCTTCTTATTTTATTTACTCCAACGTTTTGGAAAAGTTAG
- a CDS encoding YigZ family protein: MNDQPYLIPTASVTFEEEIKKSVFITKIAHTPSVETAKEFIEQVKAEHASARHNCWAFVAGRPENSLLWGFSDDGEPSGTAGKPILAQLSGSGVGEMTAVVTRYSGGIKLGTGGLVKAYGGGVQQALKQLQTIEKKITTQLRLRLDYSLLPLVQAMMSQFEAIQLDALFESDVMLVVEIDKRDAAIFSQALINKSGAKVLINEVEN, translated from the coding sequence ATGAATGACCAACCGTACTTAATTCCAACGGCTAGCGTCACGTTTGAAGAAGAAATTAAAAAGAGTGTGTTTATTACAAAGATTGCTCATACGCCAAGTGTAGAGACGGCTAAAGAGTTTATCGAACAAGTGAAAGCCGAGCATGCGAGCGCACGACATAATTGTTGGGCATTTGTGGCTGGACGCCCTGAAAATTCATTATTGTGGGGCTTTAGTGATGATGGAGAACCCTCGGGTACAGCAGGCAAGCCGATATTGGCACAATTGTCTGGCTCAGGCGTGGGGGAAATGACAGCAGTCGTCACTCGCTATTCTGGTGGGATTAAACTGGGCACTGGCGGTTTAGTGAAAGCTTACGGTGGTGGTGTTCAGCAAGCTCTTAAGCAACTTCAAACTATTGAAAAAAAGATCACGACACAATTGCGGCTAAGGTTAGACTATTCCTTATTGCCATTAGTACAAGCTATGATGTCGCAATTCGAGGCGATTCAATTAGATGCTTTATTTGAAAGTGATGTGATGCTGGTGGTTGAAATCGATAAACGCGATGCGGCGATTTTTTCACAAGCATTGATTAATAAAAGTGGCGCGAAAGTGCTGATTAATGAGGTAGAAAATTGA